TGTATTCCGATCCCTTGTAGATGCATTGGCAATCCACTGCACTGGAGTTCGGGTCTACCCATACATTGCCCACCCATACGAAGTCGTCCGATTCGCATCTGATGGTGGCACCTTCCTTGATGTACGCGCCCTTAGCAAGAGGGTGGATCTCCCCGGTGCTGTTGTCCTCGATCACGAATGCGTAAGCAATGTTGTCGCGATCCGAGAGGAATGTGACCTTGTGGTCGTTACTGCTGAGTAGGAGTCCGCATGCCGCCAGGGACAGCCCTATGGCGACCGCTCCGATGATCAGTATCACGGCAGTTCTGTTATCCGACATGATCTCATTCCTCTTGGATGTACTATTTACAGGTAGATTAAACCTGTTTCACCCGCGCCTGGGCTTCTTTCCCGTTCCCCTCAGTTTCTCCACGTATTTGTTCTGACTCAATCCTGTCACGAGTATATCGGAGTTGTAGAGCCTGACGGTGATATAGATAGATACCACGGCGAATGCGGCCATGTATGCCAATCCTGCAAGCACGAGGGCGAGGTCGCCGTTCAGCAATGCCTGTGTGGCCATCATGGGGTGGCTGAAAGGTATGACGAAGAGGACGGCTTGGATGAGCATGTTGGAGCCGTACCATCCGGAGAACATGGTGATGAACATCGGGATAATGGCCAGTATGCTCAGAGGCATAGTCATGGTCTGAGCGGACTTGTAGTTCTTTGCGAAGGCACCGAGGATCATACAGATTCCTAATGCACAGGCGATGGAGAGGAACATGGACACTGCTATCAGGGCATAATCCACGATTCCAAGGCTCAGACCTACCTGCGACAGGTCGATGCTGGCCCCTCCTATGGATGCAACGGTCATCGACGAGATGTAGAATGCCATTCCGAACATGTAGGCCACACCGAACAGAAGACCGACCATTGCAGCGGCGATGATCTTTCCGGTGACTATGACGGTCCTGCTGATGGGCAGGGTGAGCAGGGTCTCCAGCGTCTTGTTCTCCTTCTCGGAACCCATCGAGCTGATGACGATGCTTCCGACCATCATTATGATGATCATGATGATCATGGGGATGAACATGGTCTGACCGGTCAGAGCCTCGCTTATCTGGGAGGGTGTGATATCCTCCTCCTTCTCGCCGTTGATGTATGTGTAGGTCTTCGAGCCGTCTATCGGCGTCTTTATGAAGTCGACGTATTCCTCCTCATCCTCGCCTATGAGGAACCTGGAGAGGTCCTTGTTCATGTTGGTGATGATGGACGTGGTGATCACGGACGAAACCGTACCGCTGATCATCCCTGCAGGCTTGTAGACGTAATACTGGTCGATCTCTCCCTTCTCGTACGTCTTATCCTCGGATCCCAGCGAAGGTATGGAATTCTCGATGTTCTTCTTAAAATCATCCGACAGGACAAGTGCAACGCTGGCGTTGCTTTCGGTCATTTGGTCCAGTATCGAGTCCTTGTCCATGCTTATGACGAAGTCCTTCACTGTAGCAGGTGTGATGCGCTCGTCGCCGCTGTTTATGTATATGTCGATGAGGAAATCGTAGGCATTCCATTCATTGCCCTCTCCGTCGGAGATCTTCTGATCCTCCCAGTTGGCGATACCGATAACAGGCATGACAGTGTTCTTGTGAACCTCGTCGCCTATGAGTCCGCCGAGTGCTGCGAACAGGACTACCATTACCATGACAGATGCTATGGATCCCGGGGTGAGGAGTTCCTTGACCTCCTTCTTTATGATGATTGAAAGACTGCTCATGCTCCTTTCACCGCCGTCACGAAGACCTCTTCGAGGGTCTCCTTTCCGTATTTCTCCTTCAGTTCGGCAGGCGTTCCCACATCGATCAGGTTGCCCTGGTCGATCATACCTATCCTGTCGCACAGCATATCGACCTCGAACATGTTGTGCGAAGACATGACCACAGTCACGCCGTTCTTGGCGATGTCGCGTATGACCTCCCTTATCTCGTAGGCGTTGATGACATCCAGGCCGGAGGTCACCTCATCCATGATTGCCAATTTGGGTGCGGTCATGATGGCCCTTGCGATGAGTAGTCTGCGCATCATACCCTTGCTGTACGTATCGATCCTGAAGTCTATCTTGTCGCCGAGGTCGGCAAGGGCGATCCCCCTCTCGACCATGGCGTCCTTGTCCTGGCCTGACCCAGCAAGGTTTGCGATGAACGTGAGGTATCTCCTTCCGGTCATATCCTTGTAGGCTCCCGCATCCTCGGGCAGATAGCTGATGAGCTTCCTTACCTCGTCAGCTTCCTTCGCCACATCTTTGCCGTAGACCTCGATTGTGCCCGATGATATCTTGAGTATGGTCGATATCATCCTGAGAATGGTGGTCTTACCGGCACCGTTATGTCCTATGAGTCCGAAGATTTCACCTTCATGTACGGTCAGGGATACGCCGTGGACGGCCTCCCTCTGACCATATGTCTTGCGTACGTCC
This Thermoplasmata archaeon DNA region includes the following protein-coding sequences:
- a CDS encoding ABC transporter ATP-binding protein gives rise to the protein MTDALVLKDVRKTYGQREAVHGVSLTVHEGEIFGLIGHNGAGKTTILRMISTILKISSGTIEVYGKDVAKEADEVRKLISYLPEDAGAYKDMTGRRYLTFIANLAGSGQDKDAMVERGIALADLGDKIDFRIDTYSKGMMRRLLIARAIMTAPKLAIMDEVTSGLDVINAYEIREVIRDIAKNGVTVVMSSHNMFEVDMLCDRIGMIDQGNLIDVGTPAELKEKYGKETLEEVFVTAVKGA
- a CDS encoding ABC transporter permease; this encodes MSSLSIIIKKEVKELLTPGSIASVMVMVVLFAALGGLIGDEVHKNTVMPVIGIANWEDQKISDGEGNEWNAYDFLIDIYINSGDERITPATVKDFVISMDKDSILDQMTESNASVALVLSDDFKKNIENSIPSLGSEDKTYEKGEIDQYYVYKPAGMISGTVSSVITTSIITNMNKDLSRFLIGEDEEEYVDFIKTPIDGSKTYTYINGEKEEDITPSQISEALTGQTMFIPMIIMIIIMMVGSIVISSMGSEKENKTLETLLTLPISRTVIVTGKIIAAAMVGLLFGVAYMFGMAFYISSMTVASIGGASIDLSQVGLSLGIVDYALIAVSMFLSIACALGICMILGAFAKNYKSAQTMTMPLSILAIIPMFITMFSGWYGSNMLIQAVLFVIPFSHPMMATQALLNGDLALVLAGLAYMAAFAVVSIYITVRLYNSDILVTGLSQNKYVEKLRGTGKKPRRG